In the Hevea brasiliensis isolate MT/VB/25A 57/8 chromosome 8, ASM3005281v1, whole genome shotgun sequence genome, aataataataataataataatattattattattattattatatagaaCTGCTTTTACCTGTCACTCTTCAAAATCAAGAAAATTTTTACTTAGATCCAATTCATCATTAATTAAGATATAAATATgtgagaatcatatatttaataagtgagtGTCACCATATCTCTTATATCTTAAGTCCATAATAAAGTAGATATAGGCAAGAAAAATCCACAAAACCATGTCTCACGAGGCCGGCAAGGTTCATGTGTTTGAGTTCCCATGTCCCAtgatctttctttctttctttttttttttttttaattataatttattaataaaaattataaaataaatataatataattttattattaaaaatattttataaatattggtAATTAAGATTTTCTAtgagaaaaataatatttaatacaaaAAATATTAGAATTAGcagtaaattttttaaaaaaatataaaatttattatcataaatttataacattaaaaaaattattttatgttattgctataaaattataattataactgcaagtattttataataaaattatgggTGACATAAGAAAAGGTTATGTTGCTATAAATGAAAAAATTTAGTGACATCATATTTTTTATGCAGAAATTATTCAAAATTAATGTTGttattaaaatttgtactgttATTTAATTCTACCATTTGTTTGATTCCGAATAGTAAGTGATCCTGAGATCCCATGTCCAATCTTGGCTTGTCTTCAGACCATAAATGTTTATGGCTTTATAAGTTAGGGGAAAGAATATCTATTTTATGATACAAATAATAGCAATGATGGAGGGGGTTAAAAGAGGCCAAAAGGTCAAATGGGAGCATGTGAATGTGGAATATGAATATCCAAGCCTCCAAAAGAAAAGTAAAGTCGTTTTTActaagaaaattaatttttgaatgaatttaatttattatatattataaaaataaaagctAAGACTTACATATgaatttatttaaattgttatgtctgtaatttattataatttggagtctgaaattttgagtttgtatctaattaaaatcaattatattaaaaaattataaaattttatttaattttaaaattattttaaatttttaaatttaaattttagagtttatacataaaaaataataattttttatgcttaaTTAGTAAGTTAATAATCAATTATATATCTACGCTCCACTTCTCAATAATAAATAGTAGTTTAGAAGACTCGACATTTCAAAGTCactcaaattttatttgttaAGTTTTTGGAATTTTCATGTGCCAAAGGGAAAAGCTATCAGGTTGAAAATTTATTCAGTGAATTTTCAGAACTGGTTCATTCAATGCCGTTCGGAAACTGTCAAGCCTGCCTATAAATACCCATCAAACCCAACACTCATTCCACCATCAACATTTCAATAGCAAAGAAAGAAAACCAAAATCATGCTTTGCAAGCTCCCATTAGCCCTTTGTTTTCTCTTGGGCACAGCACTGATCTTTCCCTCTTACGCCCAAGACACACAACAAGATTATCTGAGTGCTCACAACCAGGCTCGGGCAGCTGTGAATGTTGGACCCTTGACCTGGGATGACAAGGTCGCAGCTTACGCACAGAACTATGCAAGCCAACGTATTAGCGACTGCAATCTTGTGCACTCTGGTGGGCCTTACGGCGAGAACCTGGCATGGAGCAGTGCTGACCTTTCAGGCACAGATGCTGTAAAGATGTGGGTTGATGAAAAGGCCTATTAtgattataattctaattcttgTGCTCAAGGCCAACAGTGTGGGCACTATACTCAGGTGGTTTGGCGAGACTCAGCTCGTGTAGGCTGTGCTAAGGTGACTTGCAACAGCGGAGGAACCTTCATTGGGTGCAACTATGACCCTCCTGGTAACTTTATTGGGCAGCGACCTTTCTAGATGTGGTTGCTGAAGTTATCTAAGAATCGTATTTGTCTGTCTTGCGTGAGAATTAAATAATTATGATACGCATTAGCAGATAACGTTATAATGATTGCCATATGTATTAAGTAAGCCTTCATGAAAGAGCTTTTGCCATTGTTATTGGCATATATTCAAAAAGTGCTTAAATATatataaggttttttttttttttttttaaatttttttaatataagatATTGCATGTATGCATCTCTCTTCTTTAGACTATGCACACATCAAATAATTATGAATTTATCAATTTCATATATACTTGCACAAGAATAAAATTTAGTCCTGGCCCTTAATTTGGCTAAGAATTTAATCCTAGATCAGACTAGAATGATGCAGATATATAGATTTAAAAaggtgcataaaaaaaaaaattaaccccATGTTTGGGTGGTAGCATTTGTTGGAGAATGTTAAAGTCGATCAAGGAGAGACAATATATGTCAGGATAAATAGAAATATTATAcaataaataaaatcaatgggCGTGGAATGGTATGATTCTAACTATTGATTGTGGTGGGTCTTTTGTGGGTCCTATAATaatcaataattataattaaattattgtatataCAACGGATAtactaaataaaaatttgatttataaatgtttgatgaaattgttagaatttgagttcttaatt is a window encoding:
- the LOC110652910 gene encoding pathogenesis-related protein 1C: MLCKLPLALCFLLGTALIFPSYAQDTQQDYLSAHNQARAAVNVGPLTWDDKVAAYAQNYASQRISDCNLVHSGGPYGENLAWSSADLSGTDAVKMWVDEKAYYDYNSNSCAQGQQCGHYTQVVWRDSARVGCAKVTCNSGGTFIGCNYDPPGNFIGQRPF